The following proteins are encoded in a genomic region of Cervus elaphus chromosome 15, mCerEla1.1, whole genome shotgun sequence:
- the IFIT2 gene encoding interferon-induced protein with tetratricopeptide repeats 2, protein MSETTKNSLEHSLQQLKSHFTWNLVEGEHSLDDFEDKVCNQNEFQNSEFKATMCNILAYIKLRRGQHEAALGCLQQAEELIQREHADQAEVRSLVTWGNYAWVYYHLGRFAEAQLYVDKVKQVCQKFSSPYRIESPELDCEEGWTRLKCGGNQNERAKVCFEKALEKNPKNPEFTSGLAIASYQLDNQPPSQNPINPLRQAIRLNPDDQYVKVLLALKLQKMNKNDEGERLVEEALEKAPLATDVIRGAAKLYRRKGDLDQAIELLRKALKCMPNNIYLHCHIGCYYKAKVLEVEKMGGEREELQELIRHAIDHLKKADESNGNFFRISSYLACLHARIGQYEEAECYFQKEFSKELPPVAKQLLHLRYGNFQLYQRKHEDKAIHHFIEGVKINQGSKEGEKMKNKLQRFAKIKLSKNRADPKALHLLAFLQELDEDMQPAEENSENLIPLASLAEE, encoded by the exons ATGAG TGAGACCACCAAGAACTCCTTGGAGCATAGTCTACAGCAGCTCAAGAGCCATTTCACCTGGAACTTGGTAGAGGGAGAACATTCTTTGGATGATTTTGAAGACAAAGTGTGTAACCAGAATGAGTTTCAGAACAGTGAATTCAAAGCCACAATGTGCAATATACTGGCCTACATAAAACTCCGCAGAGGCCAACATGAGGCAGCCCTCGGATGCTTACAGCAAGCCGAAGAGCTCATCCAGCGAGAGCACGCTGACCAGGCAGAGGTCAGAAGCCTGGTCACCTGGGGAAACTACGCCTGGGTCTACTATCACCTGGGAAGATTCGCAGAAGCTCAGCTTTATGTTGACAAGGTGAAACAAGTCTGCCAGAAGTTTTCCAGCCCTTACAGAATTGAGAGTCCTGAGCTGGACTGTGAGGAAGGGTGGACACGGTTGAAGTGTGGAGGAAACCAAAACGAAAGGGCCAAGGTGTGTTTTGAGAAGGCTCTGGAGAAGAACCCCAAGAACCCAGAGTTCACCTCTGGACTGGCCATCGCGAGCTACCAGCTGGATAACCAGCCACCATCTCAGAATCCCATTAACCCTTTGAGGCAAGCCATTCGGCTGAATCCTGACGACCAGTATGTCAAAGTCCTCCTGGCCCTGAAACttcaaaagatgaataaaaatgatgaagGAGAGAGATTAGTTGAAGAAGCTTTGGAAAAAGCCCCATTGGCCACAGATGTGATTCGAGGGGCAGCAAAGCTGTATCGAAGAAAAGGTGACTTGGACCAAGCTATAGAACTCCTGAGAAAGGCTCTAAAATGCATGCCCAACAACATCTACCTGCATTGCCATATTGGGTGCTATTATAAGGCCAAAGTCCTGGAAGTAGAGAAaatgggtggggagagagaggaattACAGGAGCTAATAAGACATGCTATAGATCATTTAAAGAAAGCTGATGAGAGTAATGGAAATTTCTTCCGTATCAGCTCCTATCTTGCCTGCCTCCATGCACGAATCGGTCAGTATGAAGAAGCAGAGTGTTACTTTCAAAAAGAATTCAGCAAAGAGCTTCCTCCTGTAGCCAAACAACTGCTCCACCTGCGATACGGCAACTTTCAGCTGTACCAGAGGAAACATGAAGACAAGGCCATCCACCATTTCATAGAGGGTGTGAAAATAAACCAGGGAtcaaaggagggagaaaaaatgaaaaacaaactgcAAAGATTTGCCAAAATCAAGCTCTCAAAAAACAGAGCGGATCCTAAGGCTTTGCATCTCTTGGCGTTTCTTCAGGAACTGGATGAAGACATGCAGCCAGCAGAGGAAAACTCTGAAAACCTCATCCCTTTAGCATCTTTAGCTGAGGAATGA
- the IFIT3 gene encoding interferon-induced protein with tetratricopeptide repeats 3, translating to MSEDNKNSLEQILPQLKCHFTWNLFKEETVSHDLEDRVCNQIEFLNSEFKATKYNLLAYIKHLKGQNEAALECLQQAEECIQREHADQAEVRSLVTWGNYAWVYYHLGRFAEAQLYVDKVKQVCQKFSNPYSIECPELDCEEGWTLVKCGGKKNERAKVYFQKALEEKPNNPEFSSGLAIAMYYLDDRPEQTSSVDILKQAVELSPDNQYIKVLLALTLQKMNEQAEGEQLVVEALEKAPCQTDVLRNAAKFYQGKGDLDKAIELLLMALESTPNNAYLYHQIACCYMEKVKQIQHTGESEASRNGEKIEELREHARNYMNKAIEKGLNPLHAYSDEFLENEERYQTAFSKELPSTKEEELHQHDCSPQEDREISEDTAVQCSLDGLSISTKSTEKEKMKFQLQNVAKNQLPQNVAHFWSLQGLIHKMNGELLQAAECYEKALGHLLRNSPSGTGSIFLPATEHEEGSEEMEQDADSSILRELPDP from the exons ATGAG tgaggacaACAAGAATTCTCTGGAGCAAATCCTTCCACAGCTGAAATGCCATTTCACGTGGAACTTGTTTAAGGAAGAAACTGTCTCTCATGACCTCGAAGACAGAGTGTGTAACcagattgaatttttaaattctgagttCAAAGCTACAAAGTACAACTTGTTGGCCTACATAAAACACTTAAAGGGTCAAAACGAAGCAGCCCTGGAATGCTTACAACAAGCCGAAGAGTGCATCCAGCGAGAGCACGCTGACCAGGCAGAGGTCAGAAGCCTGGTCACCTGGGGAAACTACGCCTGGGTCTACTATCACCTGGGAAGATTCGCAGAAGCTCAGCTTTATGTTGACAAGGTGAAACAAGTCTGCCAGAAGTTCTCAAATCCTTACAGTATTGAATGTCCTGAGCTGGACTGTGAGGAAGGGTGGACACTGGTAAAGtgtggtgggaaaaaaaatgaaagggcaaAGGTGTATTTTCAGAAGGCTCTGGAAGAGAAACCCAACAACCCGGAATTCTCCTCTGGACTGGCCATCGCAATGTACTACCTGGATGACAGGCCAGAGCAGACGTCCTCTGTGGACATTCTGAAGCAGGCCGTTGAGCTGAGTCCTGACAATCAGTACATCAAAGTTCTCCTGGCCCTGACGCTGCAGAAGATGAATGAACAAGCTGAAGGGGAACAGCTGGTTGTAGAGGCTCTggaaaaagctccttgtcaaacAGATGTCCTTCGCAATGCAGCCAAATTTTACCAAGGAAAAGGTGACCTAGACAAAGCAATTGAACTGTTGCTAATGGCACTGGAATCCACACCAAACAATGCCTACCTCTATCACCAGATTGCATGCTGCTATATGGAAAAAGTCAAACAAATTCAACATACAGGAGAATCTGAAGCTAGTAGAAATGGAGAGAAGATTGAAGAACTAAGGGAACATGCTAGAAACTATATGAATAAAGCGATTGAGAAGGGACTAAATCCTCTGCACGCATATTCTGATGAGTTCCTGGAAAATGAAGAACGTTATCAGACAGCTTTCAGTAAGGAGCTCCCAAGCACCAAGGAAGAAGAGCTCCATCAGCACGACTGCAGTCCTCAGGAGGATCGTGAGATATCTGAAGACACTGCAGTCCAATGTTCTTTAGACGGTTTATCCATAAGCACAAAAtcaactgagaaagaaaagatgaaattcCAGCTACAGAATGTAGCTAAAAACCAGCTACCACAGAATGTAGCACATTTCTGGTCTCTCCAAGGCTTAATTCACAAGATGAATGGAGAGCTGCTGCAGGCGGCTGAATGCTATGAGAAGGCACTGGGCCACCTCCTAAGGAACAGCCCTTCGGGCACAGGTAGCATTTTCCTGCCAGCAACTGAGCATGAAGAAGGCAGTGAGGAAATGGAGCAGGATGCAGACAGCTCTATACTCAGAGAGCTTCCCGACCCCTGA